The Manis javanica isolate MJ-LG chromosome 2, MJ_LKY, whole genome shotgun sequence genome contains a region encoding:
- the TCEA1 gene encoding transcription elongation factor A protein 1 isoform X3 — MSTRIGMSVNAIRKQSTDEEVTSLAKSLIKSWKKLLDGPSTDKDPEEKKKDAAVTSQNSPEAREESSSSGNISSRKDETNARDTYVSSFPRAPGTSDSVRLKCREMLAAALRTGDDYIAIGADEEELGCQIEEAIYQEIRNTDMKYKNRVRSRISNLKDAKNPNLRKNVLCGNISPDLFARMTAEEMASDELKEMRKNLTKEAIREHQMAKTGGTQTDLFTCGKCKKKNCTYTQVQTRSADEPMTTFVVCNECGNRWKFC; from the exons atg TCCACAAGAATTGGAATGTCAGTAAATGCCATTCGCAAGCAGAGTACAGATGAAGAAGTTACATCTTTAGCAAAGTCTCTCATCAAGTCCTGGAAAAAGTTATTAG ATGGACCATCAACAGATAAAGaccctgaagaaaagaaaaaagatgctgCAGTTACATCACAGAATAGCCCcgaagcaagagaagaaag tAGCTCCAGTGGCAACATAAGCAGCAGAAAGGATGAGACAAATGCTCGAGATACTTATGTTTCATCTTTTCCTCGGGCACCAGGCACTTCTGATTCTGTACGGTTAAAGTGTAGGGAGATGCTTGCTGCAGCTCTCCGGACAGGAG ATGACTACATTGCCATTGGAGCTGATGAGGAAGAATTGGGATGTCAAATTGAGGAAG CCATATATCAAGAAATAAGGAATACAGacatgaaatacaaaaatagagTTCGAAGCAGGATATCAAATCTTAAGGATGCTAAGAAcccaaatttaaggaaaaatgtaCTGTGTGGGAATATTTCTCCTGACTTATTTGCCAGAATGACGGCTGAG GAAATGGCTAGCGATGAGCTCAAAGAGATGCGGAAAAACTTGACCAAAGAAGCCATCAGAGAGCATCAGATGGCCAAGACGGGTGGGACCCAGACTGACTTATTTACATGTggtaaatgtaaaaagaagaatTGTACTTACACACAG GTACAAACTCGTAGTGCTGATGAACCAATGACAACATTTGTAGTCTGCAATGAATGTGGAAATCGATGGAAG TTCTGTTGA